A region from the Aegilops tauschii subsp. strangulata cultivar AL8/78 chromosome 5, Aet v6.0, whole genome shotgun sequence genome encodes:
- the LOC109779910 gene encoding cytochrome P450 81Q32 has product MDKAYIAILTVAFLFLLHYILGKVSNGRRGRGAVQLPPSPPAIPFLGHLHLLEKPFHAALLRLAARLGPVFSLRLGSRRAVVVSSAECARECFTEHDVTFANRPRFPSQLLVSFDGAALATSSYGPHWRNLRRVAAVQLLSAHRVACMSGVIAGEVRAMARRLFRAAATSPGGDGAARVQLKRRLFELSLSVLMETIAQTKGTRSEADADTDMSVEAQQFKKVVDELIPYLGAANTWDYLPVLRWFDVFGVRNKILAAVSRRDAFLHRLIDNERRRLDHAGTEGDKKSMIAVLLNLQKTEPEVYTDTMMTALCANLFGAGTETTSTTTEWAMSLLLNHPAALRKAQAEIDAAVGTSRLVTADDVPRLAYLQCIVSETLRLYPAAPMLLPHQSSADCKVGGYNVPSGTMLMVNAYAIHRDPAVWERPLEFVPERFEDGKAEGRFMIPFGMGRRRCPGETLALRTIGMVLATLVQCFDWERVDGAEVDMTEGGGLTIPKVVPLEAVCRPRPAMRDVLQSL; this is encoded by the exons ATGGATAAGGCGTACATTGCCATCCTCACCGTCGCCTTTCTCTTCCTGCTCCACTACATTCTAGGCAAGGTCAGCAATGGCAGGCGCGGCAGGGGCGCCGTGCAGCTGCCGCCGAGCCCCCCGGCCATCCCCTTCCTCGGCCACCTCCACCTCCTGGAGAAGCCGTTCCACGCGGCGCTGCTCCGCCTCGCCGCGCGGCTCGGCCCGGTCTTCTCGCTGCGCCTCGGCTCGCGCCGCGCCGTGGTGGTGTCCTCGGCGGAGTGCGCCAGGGAGTGCTTCACGGAGCACGACGTGACGTTCGCCAACCGGCCCCGGTTCCCCTCGCAGCTGCTCGTGTCCTTCGACGGCGCCGCGCTCGCCACGTCCAGCTACGGCCCGCACTGGCGCAACCTCCGCCGCGTCGCCGCCGTGCAGCTGCTCTCCGCGCACCGCGTCGCCTGCATGTCCGGCGTCATCGCCGGCGAGGTGCGCGCCATGGCGCGCCGGCTGTTCCGCGCCGCCGCGACGTCCcccggcggcgacggcgccgcGCGGGTCCAGCTGAAGCGGAGGCTCTTCGAGCTCTCCCTCAGCGTGCTCATGGAGACCATCGCCCAGACCAAGGGGACCCGGTCGGAGGCCGACGCCGACACGGACATGTCCGTGGAGGCCCAGCAGTTCAAGAAGGTGGTGGACGAGCTCATCCCCTACCTCGGCGCCGCCAACACGTGGGATTACCTGCCGGTGTTGCGGTGGTTCGACGTGTTCGGCGTGAGGAACAAGATCCTGGCCGCCGTGAGCAGGAGGGACGCCTTCCTGCATCGTCTCATCGACAACGAGCGCCGGAGGCTCGACCACGCCGGCACCGAAGGCGACAAGAAGAGCATGATCGCCGTGCTCCTCAATCTGCAGAAGACGGAGCCGGAGGTGTACACCGATACCATGATGACGGCTCTCTGCGCG AATTTATTCGGGGCCGGAACGGAGACCACGTCGACCACGACGGAGTGGGCGATGTCTCTGCTGCTGAACCACCCGGCGGCGCTGAGGAAGGCGCAGGCCGAGATCGACGCGGCCGTGGGGACCTCCCGGCTGGTGACCGCGGACGACGTGCCCCGGCTCGCCTACCTGCAGTGCATCGTGAGCGAGACGCTGCGGCTGTACCCGGCGGCGCCGATGCTGCTGCCGCACCAGTCCTCGGCGGACTGCAAGGTCGGCGGCTACAACGTGCCGAGCGGCACGATGCTGATGGTGAACGCGTACGCCATCCACAGGGACCCGGCGGTGTGGGAGCGCCCGCTGGAGTTCGTCCCGGAGCGGTTCGAGGACGGGAAGGCCGAGGGGCGGTTCATGATCCCGTTCGGGATGGGCCGGCGGCGGTGCCCCGGGGAGACGCTGGCGCTGCGGACCATTGGCATGGTGCTGGCCACGCTGGTGCAGTGCTTCGACTGGGAGCGCGTGGACGGCGCGGAGGTGGACATGACGGAGGGCGGAGGGCTCACCATCCCCAAGGTCGTGCCGCTCGAGGCCGTGTGCAGGCCGCGCCCGGCCATGCGCGACGTGCTTCAGAGCCTCTGA